Proteins encoded within one genomic window of Ranitomeya variabilis isolate aRanVar5 chromosome 4, aRanVar5.hap1, whole genome shotgun sequence:
- the LOC143768135 gene encoding E3 ubiquitin-protein ligase TRIM21-like: MAFVDLADDLKCSICLTMYTDPVTLTCGHNFCQICLLDLLYSQDSTRNYSFPDCRTLFNFRPAVQKNTDLSNIVERIRSEQQQGKRLGTCSLHKRPLEYYCWEDSARICTVCRQSVQHQRHEILNFDVACEKKKKALRNILGHLVSGDEEEREAHCVQEVVRKMKVAASTIKESCTVLIQEFRDELTVLESTIHSEISKQEEQVSSSMSQTLNVKKDDRYSKVLYIEELCNMTDNLTLLQVEFDGLSLTIEGYNGGDGASGGLDEDLISVTLHTGIANIVNGVTGGIYVHEALAITLNNYTAGSGVYLSDDLKMVSWSGCNQDYSQNLERFEYNQVLSVRSFSKGRQFWEVETSETGNWMIGMAYASIDRLGHESLVGDNKKSWCLRRYDNEYSVSHDKTVSELSRQPSQNTLRIYLDYEAGQLSFYETGSPTRHLHTFSATFMEPLHAIIWVWSSWVKIKS, translated from the coding sequence ATGGCATTTGTGGATCTGGCGGATGATCTGAAATGCTCTATTTGTCTGACTATGTATACTGATCCCGTAACGCTGACTTGTGGGCACAATTTTTGTCAGATTTGCCTTCTGGATCTGCTATACAGCCAAGATTCGACTAGAAATTACTCATTCCCTGACTGCAGAACTCTGTTCAATTTTCGGCCAGCTGTGCAGAAGAATACAGACCTATCTAATATAGTGGAGCGGATCCGCTCCGAGCAACAACAGGGGAAGCGCCTTGGAACGTGTTCTCTGCATAAGAGACCCCTGGAGTACTACTGCTGGGAAGACTCTGCCAGGATCTGTACAGTCTGCCGTCAGAGTGTGCAACATCAGCGGCATGAAATACTTAACTTTGATGTGGCTTGTGAAAAGAAGAAAAAGGCTCTGAGGAACATTCTTGGACATCTGGTCTCAGGTGATGAAGAAGAAAGGGAAGCCCACTGTGTACAAGAAGTTGTGAGAAAAATGAAAGTAGCAGCGTCTACTATAAAGGAAAGTTGTACGGTCTTAATTCAGGAGTTCAGGGATGAGCTGACTGTACTCGAGAGCACAATCCACAGTGAGATCTCCAAGCAGGAGGAGCAGGTGTCCTCCTCTATGTCCCAAACACTCAATGTGAAGAAAGATGATCGGTATAGCAAAGTGTTATACATTGAGGAACTGTGCAACATGACAGATAACTTAACGCTCTTACAAGTGGAGTTTGATGGCTTGTCTTTGACCATTGAAGGGTATAATGGTGGTGATGGAGCTTCTGGTGGACTAGATGAAGACCTTATCTCCGTGACTTTACACACTGGTATAGCAAACATTGTGAATGGCGTGACTGGAGGGATCTATGTGCATGAGGCTTTAGCGATCACCTTAAATAATTACACAGCCGGGAGTGGTGTTTATCTTTCCGATGATTTAAAAATGGTATCTTGGTCTGGATGCAACCAAGATTATTCCCAAAATCTTGAGCGATTTGAGTACAATCAAGTGTTGAGTGTTAGAAGCTTTTCTAAAGGGAGACAATTCTGGGAAGTGGAAACCAGTGAAACTGGGAATTGGATGATAGGGATGGCTTACGCCAGTATCGACAGACTAGGACACGAGTCTCTTGTTGGGGATAATAAGAAGTCCTGGTGTCTACGAAGGTACGACAATGAGTATTCAGTGTCACATGATAAAACTGTTTCAGAGTTATCTCGCCAGCCGTCACAAAATACATTAAGGATCTATTTAGATTATGAGGCCGGGCAGCTGTCATTTTATGAGACTGGTTCTCCCACGAGACACTTGCACACCTTCTCTGCCACCTTCATGGAGCCTCTACATGCCATCATTTGGGTATGGTCCTCTTGGGTCAAAATAAAGAGCTAG